CAGGTCAGCCTTGTTCATGAACACGATGATGTAGGGAACGCCAACCTGGCGCGACAGCAGGATGTGCTCGCGGGTCTGGGGCATCGGGCCGTCGGTGGCGCCGCAGACCAGGATAGCGCCGTCCATCTGCGCCGCACCGGTGATCATGTTCTTCACGTAGTCGGCGTGCCCGGGGCAGTCGACGTGTGCGTAGTGGCGCTCCGGGGAGTCGTATTCCACGTGCGAGGTGGCGATGGTGATACCGCGCTCTTTCTCTTCCGGTGCGTTGTCGATGCCGTCAAAGGCCACCGCTTCGCCGCCCCAGACTTCCGCGCAGACACGCGTCAGTGCCGCTGTCAGCGTCGTCTTGCCGTGGTCAACGTGGCCGATGGTGCCCACATTTACGTGGGGTTTTGTACGCTCAAAAGTTTCTTTTGACACTGTTTTGATCCTCGTTATGTTGGCGGCGGACTATTGCCCCCCACCGTGTCACTCATTAAGTCTGGTTCTTGGAAATAATTTCTTCAGCGATGTTGTTCGGCGCTTCCGCATACTTGTTGAACTCCATCGTATACGTTGCACGACCCTGGGTCGCGGAACGCAGGTCTGTCGCGTAGCCAAACATCTCGGCCAGCGGTACGTCAGCAGTTACAACCTTGCCGGACGGGTTCTCGTCCATACCGCCGATGAGACCGCGCCGACGGTTAAGGTCACCGACCACGTCACCCATGTTCTCTTCCGGAGTCACGACTTCAACGGCCATGATGGGCTCGAGCAATACGGCGCCGCCCTCGGCAGAAAGTTTCTTGGTCGCCATGCTCGCAGCGATCTTGAACGCCATCTCGTTGGAATCCACATCGTGGAAGGATCCGTCGTACAGGGTCGCTTTCAGGCCGAGCAGCGGGTAGCCGGCGAGAACGCCGTTCTGCATCTGCTCTTCTATACCCTTCTGTACCGCGGGAATGTACTCACGCGGCACCACGCCGCCAACGATTTCGTTGACGAACTCCAGACCTTCGGCACTCTCGTCTTCGGCGGGCTCAAACCTGACCCAGACGTGGCCGTACTGACCGCGGCCACCAGACTGGCGCACAAACTTGCCTTCGATTTCAGAGGTGTTGCGTATAGCTTCGCGATAGGCAACCTGCGGCTTACCGATGTTGGCCTCAACGCTGAACTCGCGCTTCATGCGATCCACAAGAATATCGAGGTGCAGTTCGCCCATACCGGAGATGATGGTCTGGCCGGTTTCCTCGTCAGTCTTAACGCGGAACGACGGGTCTTCCTGGGCCAGCTTGCCCAGCGCAATACCCATCTTTTCCTGGTCCGCCTTGGACTTCGGCTCGACCGCTACGGAGATCACGGGCTCAGGAAACTCCATGCGCTCGAGCACAATCGGCTTGTCCTGGTCGCACAGCGTGTCACCCGTGGTCACATCTTTGAGACCCACGGCTGCAGCGATATCACCGGCGAGCACTTCCTTGATCTCTTCACGGCTGTTGGAGTGCATCTGCACCATACGACCAACACGTTCCTTCTTCTCCTTCACGGAGTTGTAGACGCCGGTGCCGCTTTCGAGC
Above is a window of Rhodothermales bacterium DNA encoding:
- the fusA gene encoding elongation factor G, yielding MARKTPINRYRNIGICAHVDAGKTTTTERVLFYTGISHKIGEVHDGAATMDWMEQEQERGITITSAATTCFWRGMDAQFDEHRINIIDTPGHVDFTIEVERSLRVLDGAVVVLCGSSGVQPQTETVWRQANKYEVPRMVFVNKMDRAGADFMSVVAQLKERLGANAVPLQMTIGAEEGFKGVVDLVENKAILWNEEDMGTTFEYGPVPEDLQAQVDEMREYMIEAAAEGNDELMDKYLEGGELTKEEIKLGIRLRTLANEIVPVLGGSAFKNKGVQAVLDAVIDYMPSPTEVKAIEGTLLDKDQTPDTREADDDAPFAALAFKIATDPFVGTLTFFRVYSGKLESGTGVYNSVKEKKERVGRMVQMHSNSREEIKEVLAGDIAAAVGLKDVTTGDTLCDQDKPIVLERMEFPEPVISVAVEPKSKADQEKMGIALGKLAQEDPSFRVKTDEETGQTIISGMGELHLDILVDRMKREFSVEANIGKPQVAYREAIRNTSEIEGKFVRQSGGRGQYGHVWVRFEPAEDESAEGLEFVNEIVGGVVPREYIPAVQKGIEEQMQNGVLAGYPLLGLKATLYDGSFHDVDSNEMAFKIAASMATKKLSAEGGAVLLEPIMAVEVVTPEENMGDVVGDLNRRRGLIGGMDENPSGKVVTADVPLAEMFGYATDLRSATQGRATYTMEFNKYAEAPNNIAEEIISKNQT